In the genome of candidate division KSB1 bacterium, one region contains:
- a CDS encoding OmpA family protein — MGLKRAMIVLIWLTLATTTVGAQSWDHSKGIGVTGNLFKFVGGQVDRAALGTGGGLSLRYGLSPNLMFDFNLNYGSFKPTQLGKRFAADENAPYRTFTFPAALELKVTPAPNAAIKPYGFFGAGVYVWDLRDESGEKKNVFKDQALVWGQSVYGETQINPLFNIGAGIETFIMSGLALDLQAGIVALAYTDRKDNVGYADENGYAPYGRATLSLYFGYSKDTDKDGIEDKRDADPKRPEDFDGFQDEDGAPDLDNDGDGIPDERDMAPNQAEDKDGFQDEDGAPDPDNDGDGIPDVRDKAPNEPEDFDKFQDEDGIPDPDNDGDGILDSADQCPGSDATVARGENTKETINGYQDEDGCPDTKPMPVMEKKGAKLVLKGVNFEIGSAELTPESIAILDEVIQGLKDNPEVMVEIRGYTDSQGSVSANQKLSERRAKAVMQYLIDHGIDASRLRAVGYGEKDPVASNDTPEGRAQNRRIEMVRIK; from the coding sequence ATGGGCTTGAAACGGGCAATGATTGTCCTGATTTGGCTAACTTTAGCAACAACCACAGTGGGGGCTCAGAGCTGGGATCACAGCAAAGGAATTGGAGTGACCGGCAATCTTTTTAAATTTGTCGGCGGTCAAGTTGATCGCGCTGCACTGGGAACGGGTGGCGGTTTATCGCTGCGGTACGGTTTATCGCCAAATCTCATGTTCGATTTTAATCTGAATTACGGGAGTTTCAAACCTACACAACTTGGAAAGCGCTTTGCCGCTGATGAGAATGCACCCTATCGAACGTTCACCTTTCCTGCAGCTCTTGAATTGAAGGTCACGCCAGCACCTAATGCTGCCATTAAGCCCTACGGCTTCTTTGGCGCTGGGGTATATGTGTGGGATTTGCGTGATGAAAGCGGCGAAAAGAAAAACGTGTTCAAAGACCAGGCTTTAGTATGGGGCCAAAGCGTATATGGAGAGACGCAAATAAATCCATTGTTCAATATCGGGGCGGGCATTGAAACGTTTATCATGTCTGGTCTGGCGTTAGATTTACAAGCCGGCATTGTGGCGTTAGCCTACACTGATCGGAAGGATAACGTTGGCTATGCCGACGAAAATGGTTATGCACCGTATGGCCGTGCAACGTTATCGCTCTATTTCGGATATTCCAAAGACACGGATAAAGATGGCATCGAAGATAAGCGGGATGCGGATCCGAAGCGGCCAGAAGATTTTGACGGCTTTCAGGACGAAGACGGAGCGCCAGATTTGGATAATGATGGCGATGGGATCCCAGATGAACGGGACATGGCGCCCAATCAGGCTGAAGATAAGGACGGATTTCAAGATGAGGATGGTGCCCCTGATCCTGATAATGATGGAGATGGGATTCCAGATGTTCGGGATAAAGCGCCCAATGAACCAGAAGATTTTGACAAATTCCAAGATGAGGACGGTATACCTGATCCTGATAATGATGGGGACGGCATCCTCGATAGCGCTGACCAGTGCCCAGGGAGCGACGCCACTGTTGCCCGCGGTGAGAACACAAAAGAAACCATTAATGGCTATCAAGATGAGGATGGTTGTCCAGATACCAAGCCGATGCCAGTAATGGAGAAAAAAGGCGCCAAATTGGTGCTCAAAGGAGTGAATTTTGAAATCGGCAGTGCGGAATTGACACCAGAATCGATTGCGATCTTGGATGAGGTGATCCAAGGACTGAAAGATAACCCTGAGGTGATGGTCGAAATTCGGGGTTATACTGATAGTCAAGGTTCAGTTTCAGCAAATCAGAAATTATCGGAACGCCGAGCCAAAGCGGTGATGCAATATTTGATCGATCATGGCATCGATGCTTCGCGACTGCGAGCTGTCGGATATGGTGAAAAAGATCCAGTGGCCTCGAATGATACACCTGAAGGTCGAGCCCAGAACCGACGGATCGAAATGGTGAGGATCAAATAA
- a CDS encoding glucose-1-phosphate adenylyltransferase — MKDVTAVILGGGRGSRLFPLTLERAKPAVGFAGKYRLIDIPISNCINSGIKRMFVLTQFLSASLHRHIMQTYQFDVFSNGFIDILAAEQTPKAEKWFQGTADAVRATWRHIMYYDTSFILILSGDHLYRMNYSDLLKYHQEKEADITVCVYPVPRAEAPELGLLKVDRDGFIKDFHEKPKDPKIIDRFKAPPALFKAMNLKVDPDRYLASMGIYVFDPNILSKLLADYSRTDFGRDIIPYAITKYKVLAYPFADYWKDIGTIRTFFEANISLAQPDPPFKLYYPGWPFYTRARSLPPSRIIQSEIRDSIVGDGSDITGAKIINSVIGVRSNIHEGTVLKEVVMMGADFFEGEDILTNWEAPKNHRPPLGIGRNCYIERTIIDKNARIGDGVIIRPKPNVDYEEGENFWIKDGIVVIPKGAVWMPGSKLGAMPDKD; from the coding sequence ATGAAGGACGTTACAGCGGTCATACTCGGCGGTGGGCGCGGCAGTCGACTTTTTCCACTTACTTTGGAACGCGCCAAGCCGGCTGTTGGTTTTGCTGGTAAATATCGATTGATCGATATACCGATTTCCAATTGCATTAATTCAGGCATCAAACGGATGTTTGTTCTGACGCAGTTTCTATCTGCCAGTTTGCATCGCCATATCATGCAGACCTATCAGTTTGATGTTTTTTCAAATGGCTTTATCGATATTTTAGCGGCGGAGCAGACGCCAAAGGCTGAGAAATGGTTTCAGGGCACGGCGGATGCGGTCCGCGCTACCTGGCGCCACATCATGTACTATGACACCTCATTTATCCTCATCCTTTCGGGCGATCATCTCTATCGGATGAATTATTCAGATTTGCTGAAATATCATCAGGAAAAGGAGGCAGATATTACGGTGTGTGTCTATCCTGTCCCCCGCGCTGAAGCTCCAGAATTAGGGTTGCTCAAGGTCGACCGCGACGGGTTCATCAAAGATTTTCATGAGAAGCCCAAGGATCCTAAAATTATTGACAGGTTTAAAGCCCCTCCAGCATTGTTCAAGGCAATGAACCTCAAAGTTGATCCTGATCGTTATCTGGCCTCAATGGGAATTTATGTTTTTGACCCCAATATTCTAAGCAAGCTTTTAGCAGACTATTCACGGACCGATTTTGGGAGGGATATTATCCCATATGCCATTACTAAATACAAGGTTCTGGCCTATCCTTTTGCCGATTATTGGAAGGACATTGGAACAATCAGGACGTTTTTCGAAGCAAACATTTCGCTCGCCCAGCCAGATCCACCGTTCAAATTATATTATCCTGGCTGGCCGTTTTACACGCGTGCCCGATCGTTGCCCCCCAGCCGCATCATTCAATCAGAGATTCGTGACAGTATCGTAGGGGATGGCTCGGATATTACAGGAGCAAAAATCATCAATTCTGTCATCGGCGTTCGCAGCAACATTCATGAGGGCACTGTACTCAAAGAAGTGGTGATGATGGGCGCCGATTTCTTCGAAGGGGAGGATATTCTAACCAATTGGGAAGCCCCTAAAAATCACCGTCCTCCTCTGGGTATTGGCCGCAATTGCTACATCGAGCGCACCATCATCGATAAAAATGCCCGAATCGGCGACGGGGTCATTATTCGCCCCAAACCCAATGTCGATTACGAGGAGGGGGAAAATTTTTGGATCAAAGACGGGATCGTCGTGATTCCGAAAGGGGCAGTTTGGATGCCCGGCTCAAAATTAGGAGCGATGCCTGACAAGGATTAA
- a CDS encoding radical SAM protein, which produces MILSYKCSSSCRHCIYASCPRWRDWMTEADLAHYYDQMRHYTPNQVGIHLGGGEPFLNLELTLRAVELAIEHDVPLQYVETNAFWCEDDDLTAYQFTLLRDSGLPAVLISVSPFHNEFIPFERTHRAITIAREIYGPYNVLVYTSFFYNQLQDYNPQIQIPFNRYLNTVGYEQAARSFIENFGLIPIGRAASRLNFLYQKRPAEVFFHQNCLAELTNPEHIHIDPYGNYIASFCAGISLGDAHQLGKLFEGINLDERPIIDILVHSGVEGLLKLAEDQFNFQPDPQGYIAKCHLCQEIRSHIVRCTDQFIELKPVEYYQYL; this is translated from the coding sequence ATGATTTTATCTTACAAATGCAGCAGTTCCTGTCGGCATTGCATTTACGCCAGTTGTCCCCGATGGCGCGATTGGATGACCGAGGCAGACCTGGCACATTATTACGACCAAATGCGACACTACACCCCGAATCAGGTGGGCATCCATTTGGGCGGTGGGGAGCCGTTTCTCAATTTGGAACTGACGCTGCGCGCGGTGGAGCTTGCGATCGAACATGATGTGCCCCTTCAATATGTTGAAACCAATGCGTTTTGGTGCGAGGACGATGATCTCACCGCCTACCAATTCACGCTCCTGCGCGATTCTGGGCTACCAGCAGTGCTGATTAGCGTCTCACCGTTTCATAATGAGTTCATCCCTTTCGAGCGAACCCATCGCGCCATCACCATCGCCCGAGAAATCTACGGACCTTATAATGTGCTTGTCTATACGAGCTTTTTCTATAATCAACTTCAGGATTACAATCCGCAGATTCAGATCCCGTTCAATCGCTACCTCAACACGGTTGGATATGAACAAGCCGCCCGCTCTTTCATTGAAAATTTCGGCTTAATCCCGATCGGCCGTGCCGCATCCCGATTGAATTTTCTCTATCAAAAACGACCTGCCGAGGTGTTTTTTCATCAAAACTGCCTCGCTGAGCTGACCAACCCAGAACATATTCATATCGATCCTTATGGCAATTACATCGCCAGCTTCTGCGCCGGGATATCCCTCGGCGACGCACACCAACTCGGCAAATTATTTGAAGGGATCAATCTCGATGAGCGCCCAATTATCGATATTCTGGTTCACTCTGGGGTGGAAGGCCTGCTCAAATTGGCTGAAGATCAGTTCAATTTTCAGCCCGATCCCCAAGGCTACATCGCAAAATGCCATCTCTGTCAGGAGATCAGATCTCATATCGTCCGTTGCACCGATCAATTCATTGAATTGAAACCAGTGGAATACTATCAATACCTCTAA
- a CDS encoding RNA polymerase sigma factor, translating to MAATDDQLIQRIYNQDVSAFDELYEKYQTAVYRFACYLTQNRMEADDLFQETWLRAVRFLPNNPSVRDFKAWILTIAINLHRDQLRKKRIRRFFGFERSITIEKIQGIQFKLEL from the coding sequence ATGGCGGCCACTGACGACCAATTAATTCAGCGTATTTACAACCAGGATGTCAGCGCCTTTGACGAGCTATATGAAAAATATCAGACCGCAGTCTATCGTTTTGCCTGTTACCTGACGCAGAATCGAATGGAGGCTGACGATCTATTTCAGGAGACGTGGCTACGGGCCGTGCGCTTTCTGCCAAATAATCCATCGGTTCGCGATTTTAAAGCTTGGATTTTAACTATTGCCATTAATCTGCACCGCGATCAACTGCGGAAGAAGAGAATCAGGCGGTTTTTTGGGTTCGAGCGATCTATCACCATAGAAAAAATCCAAGGGATACAATTTAAGCTTGAACTATGA
- a CDS encoding amidohydrolase has translation MRETRVIFLLVIFIALSKIHFCLGQPQVQFADLVLLNGKIITLEEAMPEAQALAARGDIIVAVGSNEQMKRFVSSETRVIDLRGQLAIPGLIESHGHFMSMGQAKMRLDLTMAKNWDEIVAMVAEAVKNATPGEWILGRGWHQEKWDKIPQPNVEGLPYHFDLSKVSPDNPVFLTHASGHAGYANAKAMELAGITKSTPDPDGGEIVRDEYGNPIGAFREEAQGLIAMAMRDYQHARTAEQRFADQVKTFDLAVQECLSHGITSFHDAGSSFETIDFFKQMVDQGRMGVRLYVMISENNQRLAQKLTQYRLINYGDKRLTVRAIKRLIDGALGAHGAWLLEPYNSLPTSVGLNTEPLDQMEQTARIAIENEFQLCTHAIGDRGNRETLNIYEAAFRSHPDKKDLRWRIEHAQHLHPDDIPRFGQLGIIAAMQGIHCTSDGPWVIKRLGEQRAREGAYVWQTLIQSGAIIANGTDVPVEPIDPIANFYALVTRKMKNGEAFFPEQKMTRLQALRSYTINGAYAAFEENIKGTLAPGKLADITVLSKDILTIPEDEILQTEVTYTIVGGKVRYQK, from the coding sequence ATGAGAGAAACTCGAGTAATCTTTCTGTTAGTAATTTTCATCGCGTTATCAAAAATTCATTTTTGCTTGGGACAACCGCAGGTTCAATTTGCTGATTTGGTTTTATTGAACGGCAAAATCATCACGCTTGAAGAAGCCATGCCAGAGGCGCAAGCCCTTGCGGCGCGGGGAGACATCATTGTGGCGGTTGGCAGCAATGAGCAAATGAAACGATTCGTTTCATCTGAAACCCGAGTAATTGACCTGCGTGGCCAATTAGCCATTCCGGGCTTGATCGAGAGTCACGGGCATTTCATGAGCATGGGCCAAGCGAAAATGCGGCTCGATCTAACAATGGCGAAAAACTGGGATGAAATCGTTGCAATGGTGGCAGAGGCGGTCAAGAATGCAACCCCCGGGGAATGGATTTTGGGTCGTGGCTGGCATCAGGAAAAGTGGGATAAAATTCCGCAGCCAAATGTCGAAGGTCTTCCGTATCATTTTGATCTGAGTAAAGTATCACCAGACAATCCAGTATTTCTCACCCATGCCAGTGGTCATGCAGGCTATGCCAACGCAAAAGCGATGGAATTAGCTGGGATTACCAAATCGACACCTGATCCAGACGGCGGCGAAATTGTGCGGGATGAATATGGCAATCCAATAGGTGCGTTCCGCGAGGAGGCGCAAGGGCTTATCGCTATGGCCATGCGGGATTACCAGCACGCTCGAACAGCAGAACAACGCTTCGCCGATCAAGTGAAGACATTCGATCTGGCAGTACAGGAGTGCCTCTCGCATGGTATTACCAGCTTTCATGACGCTGGTTCTTCTTTCGAGACAATCGATTTTTTCAAGCAAATGGTCGATCAGGGCAGAATGGGGGTACGGCTCTACGTGATGATTAGCGAGAACAATCAGCGATTGGCACAAAAGTTGACCCAATATCGCCTGATCAATTATGGGGATAAGCGACTCACGGTGCGTGCAATTAAACGATTAATCGATGGGGCATTAGGTGCTCATGGCGCATGGCTGTTGGAGCCGTACAATAGCCTTCCAACCAGTGTCGGATTGAATACAGAGCCACTCGACCAGATGGAACAAACCGCCCGAATTGCAATTGAGAATGAGTTTCAGCTTTGTACCCATGCCATCGGCGATAGAGGAAACCGCGAGACATTAAACATATATGAGGCAGCCTTTCGATCCCATCCAGACAAAAAGGATCTGCGTTGGCGTATCGAGCACGCCCAACATTTACATCCTGATGACATCCCGAGATTTGGCCAACTGGGAATTATCGCTGCTATGCAGGGGATTCACTGCACCTCGGATGGCCCGTGGGTAATCAAGCGATTGGGCGAACAACGCGCCAGGGAAGGCGCCTACGTCTGGCAGACGCTAATTCAATCCGGCGCCATCATCGCTAACGGGACCGATGTCCCCGTTGAGCCGATTGATCCAATTGCCAACTTCTATGCCCTGGTCACTCGAAAAATGAAAAATGGCGAGGCATTTTTTCCAGAACAAAAAATGACGCGCCTTCAGGCACTGCGCAGCTATACGATCAACGGCGCCTATGCCGCTTTCGAAGAAAACATCAAAGGCACGTTAGCCCCAGGGAAATTAGCCGATATCACCGTGCTATCAAAAGACATCCTGACCATCCCTGAAGATGAAATCTTACAGACCGAAGTCACTTATACAATCGTCGGTGGCAAAGTAAGGTATCAAAAATAG
- a CDS encoding zinc ribbon domain-containing protein — protein MATTDRKNFSKILLIIFICIILMLILIGILSKLGWIPWFHRVALLEGLAAIPFMLILLIPIFGLIIVVWVYYDAKRHGMNGILWALLVLVGHLAAFIIYLIVRNGQFPVIAAGSATQPCPSCGNMVAQTHSYCPQCGAQVRPFCPNCQKTIANNWSVCPYCGQKLKNSQEPAQ, from the coding sequence ATGGCTACTACAGATCGAAAAAATTTTTCAAAAATTCTGCTGATCATTTTTATCTGTATCATTTTAATGTTAATCTTGATTGGCATCCTTTCAAAATTAGGGTGGATCCCCTGGTTTCATCGTGTAGCTTTACTCGAAGGCCTCGCGGCGATCCCGTTCATGCTCATACTTCTGATTCCCATTTTCGGCTTAATCATTGTAGTTTGGGTTTATTACGATGCGAAACGTCACGGGATGAATGGTATCTTATGGGCGCTATTGGTCTTAGTAGGCCATCTTGCAGCGTTTATTATTTATTTAATCGTCCGAAATGGACAGTTCCCTGTGATTGCAGCCGGAAGTGCAACACAGCCATGTCCAAGTTGCGGCAATATGGTGGCCCAAACCCATAGCTATTGCCCTCAGTGCGGTGCTCAAGTTCGTCCATTCTGCCCCAATTGTCAGAAAACTATTGCCAATAACTGGTCGGTTTGCCCGTATTGTGGACAGAAATTGAAAAATTCACAAGAACCAGCACAGTGA
- a CDS encoding dipeptidase, whose amino-acid sequence MIRKAAQIHARVVTIDSHVDTPLRLLRSDFDLSQDHEPNRRSGKLDLPRMKRGGLDAVFFAVFVGQGERNESGNTRAQAAALKVFDVIHDNLKKHHELAELALTPKDVYRLEKRGKRAILIGMENGYPIGNDLSLIRKYYDLGARYITLCHTKNNDICDSSTDTTEHHGLSQFGKQVIAEMNRIGMMIDISHVSDETFYDVIALSKAPIIASHSCARALCDHPRNLSDDMLKRLAENGGVIQMCLMSDYVKKAEPNPEREAAFRMLEEKYRNFDQLSEEEQRKARQEWYELNEKYPRELATVSDLVDHIDHIVKVAGIDHVGIGTDFDGGGGVEGCNDVSEMGNITLELVKRGYNKEQIRKIWGGNLLRVMTEVERIARQLQRTK is encoded by the coding sequence ATGATACGGAAAGCAGCTCAGATTCATGCTCGGGTGGTCACAATAGATTCGCATGTCGATACGCCTTTGCGGCTGCTTCGTTCTGACTTTGATCTCAGCCAAGATCACGAACCCAACCGGCGGTCTGGTAAACTGGATTTACCCCGGATGAAGCGGGGAGGGCTAGATGCCGTCTTTTTCGCTGTCTTCGTTGGCCAGGGTGAACGCAATGAATCTGGCAACACGCGCGCTCAAGCGGCCGCTCTGAAAGTTTTCGATGTGATTCATGACAATCTCAAAAAACATCACGAACTGGCAGAACTTGCGCTCACTCCGAAGGATGTCTATCGACTCGAAAAACGCGGGAAACGTGCCATTCTTATCGGGATGGAAAATGGCTATCCTATCGGCAATGATCTATCTCTGATCAGAAAATATTATGATCTTGGTGCCCGCTACATCACTCTGTGCCACACCAAGAACAACGATATCTGTGATTCTTCAACCGATACCACTGAACATCACGGTCTCAGCCAATTTGGAAAACAGGTGATCGCTGAAATGAATCGCATTGGCATGATGATCGATATCTCACACGTGTCAGATGAAACCTTTTACGATGTCATCGCCTTATCCAAGGCGCCGATCATCGCTTCGCATTCTTGTGCTCGAGCTTTGTGCGATCATCCCCGCAATCTGAGTGATGACATGCTGAAACGTCTGGCAGAAAATGGCGGAGTCATCCAAATGTGTCTCATGAGCGATTATGTCAAAAAAGCGGAGCCCAATCCAGAACGAGAAGCAGCCTTTCGAATGCTGGAAGAAAAATATCGAAACTTCGATCAACTCTCCGAAGAGGAACAACGTAAAGCGCGCCAGGAATGGTACGAGCTCAATGAAAAATATCCTCGCGAGTTGGCAACCGTATCAGACCTCGTTGACCACATCGATCACATCGTGAAGGTTGCTGGTATTGATCATGTCGGTATTGGGACCGATTTCGATGGTGGGGGCGGCGTCGAGGGCTGCAACGATGTGAGTGAGATGGGTAACATCACGTTAGAACTGGTGAAACGCGGTTATAATAAAGAACAGATTCGAAAAATTTGGGGCGGAAATCTCCTGCGGGTGATGACCGAAGTGGAGCGCATTGCTCGGCAACTTCAACGCACCAAATAA
- a CDS encoding M14 family metallopeptidase has protein sequence MKRMFIHLIILAAFLLPQLSTGQIPSPKDHLGFEVGDAKKLANMHQILDYFHRLDAASDRIVVERLGETTEGNPFIVACITAINNHENLKTYQTYQQRLADPRSIDDDEAEKIIAKGKTVVMINCSIHATEIGASQMALKLAYDLAAKDDPNTQEILDNVILLFIPMHNPDGIQKVVDWYYRHLGTKYEGCGLPWLYHKYAGHDINRDWYMFTQIESQLTLKIFHAWHPQIVVDLHQMESHGARMFVPPYTDPFEPNVDPIIQQQVAMLGSFIASELTAEGKPGVIHSQYFDAWTPGRAYPHYHGGVRILTETASARIASPISIKFEQLSSVVRTSSVNMPFPWHGGDWTLKDIVEYDYSAAKAVLINAARLRENWLRNFYRIHKKAVNRTDPPFAFIVPLSQRDLAATIKMLQTLRLGQVEIHQASAEFIADGQKFPAGSFIIYLAQPYGGYAKALLEQQFYPEIKYPTTGQMEFPYDVVAHNLPLLMGVDVVPILKPFQVICKKLDPIPKPNGLIDLPEDLFGYIWSYQSNDDVILVNRLMKQDYQVYWTAVPLTTVDGEYPPGTLVVTGTKAQLAAIPRFIGDLAVHLTALEKRPRIQLYRLKPARLGIYQSWTANIDEGWTRWVLEQFEFSFQQVKDQNVRNGHLNRWLDVIIIPSLSDRSIVQGNSVETMPIEFCGGIGEQGVNHLRAFVQQGGTLIAMNRAADFAIRQFNLAIRNSVQDLDRSDFFVPGSILRVQVNNHHPIGYGFERQSAIFFWNSPVFEGKQGISVINYASDKLLLSGWLTGMQYLANRSALIDVPIGRGKIVLIGFPALFRGQAYRTFRFLFNAIFYATAEPSDFAQKEDLTE, from the coding sequence ATGAAACGCATGTTTATTCACTTGATCATCCTTGCAGCTTTTTTGCTTCCTCAGCTTTCCACAGGACAGATCCCATCCCCAAAAGACCACCTCGGTTTTGAAGTTGGTGATGCCAAGAAGCTGGCAAATATGCATCAAATTCTCGATTATTTTCATCGGCTCGATGCAGCAAGCGATCGAATCGTTGTAGAACGTTTGGGCGAAACCACAGAGGGCAACCCTTTTATTGTAGCCTGTATTACGGCAATCAACAACCATGAAAATTTGAAAACTTATCAGACCTATCAACAACGTCTGGCGGATCCCCGGAGCATCGATGATGATGAAGCCGAAAAAATAATAGCCAAAGGCAAAACCGTGGTCATGATCAATTGCTCGATCCATGCCACTGAAATCGGTGCTTCGCAGATGGCGCTGAAATTGGCTTATGACCTTGCAGCAAAGGATGATCCGAACACACAGGAAATTCTGGATAACGTGATCTTGCTGTTCATCCCCATGCATAATCCCGATGGGATCCAGAAAGTGGTCGATTGGTATTATCGCCATCTCGGCACGAAATATGAAGGCTGTGGCTTGCCCTGGCTTTATCATAAATACGCTGGACATGACATCAATCGCGATTGGTACATGTTCACTCAGATCGAATCGCAATTAACACTGAAAATATTCCACGCTTGGCATCCCCAAATCGTGGTCGATTTGCATCAGATGGAAAGTCACGGGGCTCGGATGTTTGTTCCGCCGTACACCGATCCATTTGAGCCGAATGTGGATCCGATCATTCAGCAGCAGGTGGCGATGCTCGGCAGCTTTATTGCCTCTGAACTGACGGCCGAGGGCAAACCGGGTGTGATTCACAGCCAATATTTCGATGCCTGGACTCCGGGCCGTGCCTATCCACATTATCATGGCGGCGTCAGGATCCTCACCGAAACAGCCAGCGCCCGTATCGCCTCTCCAATTTCGATAAAATTTGAACAGCTTTCAAGCGTCGTGAGAACATCCTCAGTGAACATGCCATTTCCCTGGCATGGTGGGGACTGGACTTTGAAAGATATTGTCGAATACGATTATTCTGCTGCCAAAGCGGTACTGATCAATGCCGCGAGATTGCGGGAAAATTGGCTGAGAAATTTTTATCGCATTCATAAAAAAGCCGTAAACAGAACCGATCCGCCATTTGCGTTCATCGTCCCTTTATCCCAGCGCGACTTAGCAGCGACCATCAAAATGTTGCAAACGCTTCGCCTAGGCCAAGTGGAGATTCATCAGGCCAGTGCTGAATTTATTGCCGATGGCCAAAAGTTCCCGGCTGGCAGCTTTATCATCTATCTAGCTCAACCTTATGGCGGGTATGCGAAGGCCTTGCTTGAGCAACAATTTTACCCTGAAATCAAATACCCAACAACCGGCCAAATGGAATTCCCTTATGATGTGGTCGCTCATAATTTACCGCTTCTGATGGGCGTTGATGTCGTGCCTATCCTTAAGCCATTTCAAGTCATCTGTAAAAAACTTGATCCCATCCCAAAACCAAACGGATTGATTGATCTGCCAGAGGACCTGTTCGGTTATATATGGAGCTACCAGAGCAACGACGACGTCATCTTGGTGAACCGATTGATGAAACAGGATTATCAGGTCTATTGGACTGCGGTGCCGCTAACAACCGTTGATGGCGAATATCCACCAGGCACGTTGGTTGTAACTGGCACTAAAGCGCAGCTTGCAGCGATCCCGCGGTTTATCGGGGATCTTGCGGTTCACTTGACGGCATTAGAAAAAAGGCCAAGGATCCAGCTTTACCGGTTAAAGCCGGCTCGGCTCGGAATTTATCAGAGCTGGACTGCCAACATCGATGAGGGGTGGACTCGCTGGGTACTAGAGCAATTTGAATTCTCTTTCCAGCAAGTCAAAGATCAGAATGTGCGAAATGGCCATTTAAATCGTTGGTTGGATGTCATCATTATTCCCAGCTTATCGGACCGGTCGATTGTCCAAGGCAACTCGGTGGAAACCATGCCCATCGAGTTTTGCGGCGGGATCGGTGAACAGGGCGTGAACCATCTGCGCGCTTTTGTGCAACAAGGTGGAACACTCATCGCTATGAATCGAGCGGCGGATTTTGCCATCAGGCAATTCAACCTTGCGATAAGAAACTCGGTTCAGGACCTCGATCGCAGCGATTTTTTCGTTCCTGGATCCATTTTAAGGGTACAGGTTAACAATCACCATCCCATCGGATATGGATTTGAGCGGCAATCTGCCATTTTCTTCTGGAATAGCCCAGTATTCGAGGGAAAACAAGGGATCAGTGTGATCAATTACGCCTCTGATAAACTGTTGCTTAGCGGCTGGCTCACTGGGATGCAGTATCTCGCTAATCGCAGCGCGCTGATTGATGTTCCAATTGGCCGAGGAAAGATTGTACTTATCGGTTTTCCGGCTCTGTTTCGGGGTCAGGCCTATCGCACTTTTCGATTTTTATTCAATGCAATTTTTTATGCAACTGCTGAACCATCAGATTTTGCTCAAAAGGAGGATTTAACTGAATAA
- a CDS encoding arginine decarboxylase, pyruvoyl-dependent, producing MYLPKEMFFTTGIGHHKDKLTSFELALRDAGIAQFNIVRVSSIFPPHCKIISKEEGLKKLKDGQILFTVLSDISTNEYGRLIAAAIGAAIPMDSSLHGYLSEYHDFGKPEKEAGEYAEDIAAYMLATILAGSKEVIDWDSTKDIWKMNDKLVKTQNIAVATTGKQNNYWTTCLAAAILIG from the coding sequence ATGTACCTACCCAAAGAAATGTTTTTTACTACCGGTATCGGGCATCACAAAGACAAATTGACTTCTTTCGAATTAGCGCTGCGTGATGCGGGTATCGCACAGTTTAACATTGTACGGGTCTCTTCAATTTTCCCTCCTCATTGCAAAATCATTTCAAAAGAAGAAGGATTGAAAAAATTAAAGGACGGCCAAATTCTGTTTACGGTTCTATCGGACATCTCCACAAATGAATACGGTCGATTAATTGCTGCTGCAATTGGTGCTGCCATTCCCATGGATAGCTCGCTTCATGGCTATTTAAGCGAATACCATGATTTTGGCAAGCCCGAGAAAGAAGCAGGTGAATATGCCGAGGACATCGCTGCCTATATGTTAGCCACAATTTTAGCAGGATCCAAAGAAGTGATCGATTGGGATAGCACCAAAGATATCTGGAAAATGAATGACAAGTTAGTCAAGACACAGAATATTGCAGTGGCTACCACGGGCAAGCAGAATAATTATTGGACTACCTGCCTGGCAGCGGCTATTCTAATCGGCTAA